In Nomascus leucogenys isolate Asia chromosome 6, Asia_NLE_v1, whole genome shotgun sequence, one DNA window encodes the following:
- the WDR61 gene encoding WD repeat-containing protein 61: MTNQYGILFKQEQAHDDAIWSVAWGTNKKENSETVVTGSLDDLVKVWKWRDERLDLQWSLEGHQLGVVSVDISHTLPIAASSSLDAHIRLWDLENGKQIKSIDAGPVDAWTLAFSPDSQYLATGTHVGKVNIFGVESGKKEYSLDTRGKFILSIAYSPDGKYLASGAIDGIINIFDIATGKLLHTLEGHAMPIRSLTFSPDSQLLVTASDDGYIKIYDVQHANLAGTLSGHASWVLNVAFCPDDTHFVSSSSDKSVKVWDVGTRTCVHTFFDHQDQVWGVKYNGNGSKIVSVGDDQEIHIYDCPI, encoded by the exons ATGACCAACCAG TACGGTATTCTCTTCAAACAAGAGCAAG CCCATGATGATGCCATTTGGTCAGTTGCTTGGGGGACAAACAAGAAGGAAAACTCTGAGACAGTGGTCACAGGCTCCCTAGATGACCTGGTGAAGGTCTGGAAATG GCGTGATGAGAGGCTGGACCTACAGTGGAGTCTGGAGGGACATCAGCTGGGAGTGGTGTCTGTGGACATCAGCCACACCCTGCCCATTGCTGCATCCAGCTCTCTTGATGCTCATATTCGTCTTTGGGACTTGGAAAATGGCAAACAGATAAAGTCCATAGATGCAGGACCTG TGGATGCCTGGACTTTGGCCTTTTCTCCTGATTCCCAGTATCTGGCCACAGGAACTCATGTCGGGAAAGTGAACATTTTTGGTGTGGaaagtgggaaaaaggaatattctttgGACACGAGAGGAAAATTCATTCTTAGTATTGCATAT AGTCCTGATGGGAAATACCTAGCCAGTGGAGCCATAGATGGAATCATCAATATTTTTGATATTGCAACTGGAAAACTTCTGCATACCCTGGAAG GCCATGCCATGCCCATTCGCTCCTTGACCTTTTCCCCGGACTCCCAGCTCCTTGTCACTGCTTCAGATGATGGCTACATCAAGATCTATGATGT ACAACATGCCAATTTGGCTGGCACGCTGAGCGGCCATGCCTCCTGGGTGCTGAACGTTGCATTCTGTCCTGATGACACTCACTTTGTTTCCAG ttcgTCTGACAAAAGTGTAAAAGTTTGGGATGTTGGAACAAGGACTTGTGTTCACACCTTCTTTGATCACCAGGATCAG gtCTGGGGAGTAAAATACAATGGAAATGGTTCAAAAATTGTGTCTGTTGGAGATGACCAGGAAATTCACATCTATGATTGTCCAATTTAA